In Terriglobus sp. TAA 43, a single window of DNA contains:
- a CDS encoding DUF3500 domain-containing protein encodes MKRLFVLATTAALSFSSFVYAQANRSTEAVVQAADSFLATLTADQKQKVMYAFDDATQRARWSNFPTGVVARGGINLKSMSAAQQQAAMKLMSTVLSPMGMEKVNEIRQADDDFKANGSKRGPGGGGRPQGPPPGGQGGPPPQFGGGRGPGGPGGRPPSGDLFGSDLYFISFLGKPSLTQPWMLQFGGHHLALNITIAGGRGVLTPTLTGAQPAMFTLNGKTIRPVGRESDKALALLQALDDSQRKQAVLSYQVADLVLGPGQDGKKIAPEGLKASSMNAQQQAMLLDVVAEWSGILTEPYAAARIAQMKADLKDTYFAWSGATDGKAGTNITAYYRIQGPHLVIEYAPQSDEPGNHVHTMYRDPTNDYGSALLKP; translated from the coding sequence ATGAAGAGACTCTTTGTTCTTGCGACTACAGCAGCGCTATCGTTTAGTTCATTTGTTTATGCGCAGGCGAATCGTTCCACCGAAGCCGTGGTGCAGGCTGCTGACAGTTTTCTTGCAACGCTGACTGCGGATCAGAAGCAGAAGGTGATGTATGCGTTTGACGACGCAACGCAGCGGGCGCGCTGGTCGAATTTTCCAACGGGTGTGGTTGCGCGCGGTGGCATAAATCTGAAGTCGATGAGTGCTGCGCAACAGCAGGCTGCGATGAAGCTGATGAGCACTGTGCTAAGTCCCATGGGCATGGAGAAGGTGAACGAGATCCGTCAGGCGGATGATGATTTCAAGGCCAACGGATCGAAGCGTGGGCCGGGTGGTGGCGGGCGTCCGCAGGGGCCGCCTCCGGGTGGGCAAGGTGGACCTCCCCCACAGTTTGGTGGTGGTCGTGGTCCCGGTGGGCCGGGTGGTCGTCCCCCGAGTGGCGATCTGTTTGGTAGTGATCTCTACTTCATTTCGTTCCTGGGGAAGCCTTCTCTGACGCAGCCGTGGATGTTGCAGTTTGGTGGTCATCATCTGGCGTTGAACATCACGATCGCCGGCGGCAGAGGTGTGTTGACGCCAACGCTGACGGGCGCGCAACCGGCGATGTTTACGCTGAACGGAAAGACGATTCGTCCTGTGGGGCGTGAAAGCGATAAGGCGCTGGCGTTGTTGCAGGCGTTGGATGATTCGCAGCGCAAGCAGGCGGTGTTGAGTTATCAGGTGGCGGATCTTGTGCTGGGGCCGGGGCAGGATGGGAAGAAGATTGCACCGGAGGGGCTGAAGGCGTCGAGCATGAATGCGCAGCAGCAGGCGATGTTGTTGGATGTGGTTGCAGAGTGGTCCGGCATTCTGACAGAGCCGTATGCCGCCGCGCGCATCGCGCAGATGAAGGCGGACCTGAAGGACACGTACTTTGCGTGGAGTGGAGCTACGGATGGGAAGGCTGGGACGAACATTACGGCGTACTACCGCATCCAGGGGCCGCATCTGGTGATTGAGTATGCTCCGCAGAGTGACGAGCCGGGCAATCATGTCCACACTATGTATCGTGATCCCACCAATGACTATGGAAGTGCGCTGCTGAAGCCATGA
- a CDS encoding adenylosuccinate synthase yields MAMKKTAVVLGAQWGDEGKGKIVDVLSERYKVVARYAGGHNAGHTVIIDGKKFVLHLIPCGVLREGCLGIIGNGVVVDPAALLNEIKMLKAQGLPVDGQLFVSNRAQVILPYHRMIELAAENAPGRTKIGTTSRGIGPAYEDKMHRNGLRVVDLLNTQLLRTHITNACNEKNQIAHALFGTEPLNPAKIYEEYAAYAEQIAPYVTDTAILLNKAIKDGESVMFEGAQGALLDIDHGTYPFVTSSSATAGGAVIGTGVGPTTIGTVIGVTKAYVTRVGEGPFPTEDFTAVGDELRARGQEYGATTGRPRRCGWLDLPLLRYSNMVNGTEWLVVTKLDVLDSLKEIPVCTHYRIDGVETDVIPADVRSYAHIEPVYKNLPGWQTSTVGAKNFESLPANAQKYLRFLEENSGARIGMVSTGPDRNETFSVPEFDVATNVEAGL; encoded by the coding sequence ATGGCTATGAAAAAGACGGCAGTGGTTCTGGGCGCGCAATGGGGCGATGAGGGCAAGGGCAAGATTGTCGACGTCCTGAGCGAGCGTTACAAGGTAGTTGCGCGCTACGCGGGCGGCCACAACGCGGGCCACACGGTCATCATCGACGGCAAGAAGTTTGTACTGCACCTGATTCCTTGTGGCGTGTTGCGTGAAGGCTGCCTGGGCATCATCGGCAACGGCGTAGTGGTCGATCCGGCAGCTCTGCTGAACGAGATCAAAATGCTGAAGGCGCAGGGCCTGCCGGTGGACGGACAGTTGTTTGTATCGAACCGCGCACAGGTCATCCTGCCGTACCACCGCATGATCGAACTGGCCGCAGAGAATGCGCCGGGACGCACGAAGATTGGCACCACCTCGCGCGGCATTGGACCGGCGTACGAAGACAAGATGCACCGCAATGGTCTGCGAGTTGTGGACCTGCTGAACACTCAGCTGCTGCGCACTCACATCACGAACGCCTGCAACGAGAAGAACCAGATTGCGCATGCTCTGTTCGGTACGGAGCCGCTGAACCCAGCAAAGATTTACGAAGAGTATGCAGCGTATGCGGAGCAGATTGCGCCGTACGTTACGGACACTGCGATTTTGCTGAACAAAGCGATCAAGGACGGCGAGAGCGTGATGTTCGAAGGTGCGCAGGGCGCTCTGCTGGATATCGACCACGGCACGTATCCGTTTGTGACGTCATCCAGCGCGACGGCTGGTGGAGCGGTCATTGGAACCGGTGTGGGGCCGACGACGATCGGCACCGTGATTGGTGTCACGAAGGCGTATGTCACGCGCGTTGGCGAAGGCCCGTTCCCGACAGAAGATTTCACTGCAGTAGGCGATGAGCTGCGTGCTCGTGGCCAGGAATACGGCGCTACGACGGGACGTCCGCGTCGCTGCGGATGGCTGGATCTGCCGTTGCTGCGCTACAGCAACATGGTGAACGGTACGGAATGGCTGGTGGTGACCAAGCTGGACGTGTTGGACTCGCTGAAGGAGATTCCGGTTTGCACGCACTATCGCATTGACGGTGTGGAGACGGACGTTATCCCGGCGGATGTTCGCAGCTATGCGCACATCGAGCCCGTGTACAAGAACCTGCCCGGTTGGCAGACGTCGACGGTGGGTGCGAAGAACTTTGAGTCGCTGCCGGCGAATGCGCAGAAGTACCTGCGCTTCCTGGAAGAGAACAGCGGGGCTCGTATCGGCATGGTCAGCACTGGCCCGGATCGTAACGAGACCTTCTCTGTGCCCGAGTTTGACGTAGCAACGAATGTGGAGGCGGGACTGTGA
- a CDS encoding HIT domain-containing protein, whose protein sequence is MDRLWTPWRYAYITGEKKRLRQGVPVELDGYPEDHRSVFLNMIGSVQWAIREKVMPATDAEKAAGVLLQAEHNFICLNAFPYTSGHVMVVPYEHLDSLAKLPSEAATEMMSLAQRMEAALRATYRPDGINLGMNLGEAAGAGVAEHLHLHVLPRWFGDSNFMTATAETRVLPEALNVTWDRLRGALGLPVE, encoded by the coding sequence ATGGACAGGCTTTGGACTCCGTGGCGTTACGCGTATATCACCGGTGAAAAGAAGAGGTTGCGGCAGGGCGTCCCCGTGGAGTTGGATGGTTATCCTGAAGACCATCGCTCCGTCTTCCTGAACATGATCGGCTCTGTGCAGTGGGCCATTCGCGAGAAAGTGATGCCCGCCACAGATGCGGAGAAAGCCGCAGGAGTTCTCCTGCAGGCAGAGCACAACTTCATCTGTCTGAATGCGTTTCCGTACACCTCAGGTCACGTGATGGTGGTGCCATATGAGCACCTTGATTCACTGGCGAAGCTTCCGTCGGAAGCGGCCACTGAGATGATGTCACTTGCGCAACGGATGGAGGCAGCGTTGCGCGCCACGTATCGCCCGGACGGCATTAACCTGGGCATGAATCTGGGCGAAGCGGCAGGTGCCGGTGTTGCAGAGCATCTTCATCTGCATGTTTTGCCGCGCTGGTTTGGCGATAGCAACTTCATGACGGCGACTGCAGAGACGCGCGTGTTGCCGGAGGCGCTCAACGTTACCTGGGATCGTTTGCGCGGCGCACTTGGATTGCCCGTGGAATAG
- a CDS encoding ABC transporter ATP-binding protein codes for MDDVSFRLEAGTVLGYLGPNGAGKSTTVKVITGMIEPTHGQVLFRGRSIYEFLPEYRARLGYVPEEAQVYTHLSGLEYLQLVGRLRAMSEDAIARRARGMLSLFGLEHAAESPITDYSKGMKQRVLLSASLMHNPELIIFDEPLSGLDAVTARLFKDLLLVLKREGKAVLYISHVLEVVEQVCDQVIILAGGKVLANAAPQQLTQLTSLPTLERVFAQMVQQTDTVTAAEDLVRLMHA; via the coding sequence GTGGATGACGTCAGCTTCCGGCTGGAGGCGGGGACGGTACTGGGATATCTGGGACCCAATGGTGCCGGGAAGTCGACCACGGTCAAGGTGATCACTGGGATGATTGAACCCACGCATGGGCAGGTGCTGTTTCGGGGAAGGAGTATCTATGAATTCCTGCCTGAGTATCGTGCGCGGTTGGGATATGTGCCTGAGGAGGCGCAGGTGTATACGCACCTGAGTGGATTGGAATACCTGCAGTTGGTGGGCCGACTGCGGGCGATGTCAGAGGATGCGATCGCGCGACGGGCACGCGGCATGTTGAGCCTGTTTGGCTTGGAGCACGCTGCAGAGTCGCCCATCACCGACTACAGCAAGGGCATGAAGCAGAGAGTGCTGCTAAGCGCGTCGTTGATGCATAACCCCGAACTCATCATCTTCGATGAGCCGTTAAGCGGTCTTGATGCTGTGACAGCGCGGCTGTTCAAGGACCTGCTGCTGGTGCTGAAGCGCGAGGGAAAAGCGGTGCTGTACATCTCTCATGTGCTTGAGGTGGTGGAGCAGGTTTGCGATCAGGTCATCATTCTTGCCGGTGGCAAGGTGCTGGCGAACGCTGCGCCGCAGCAACTGACGCAGCTTACATCTCTCCCAACGCTGGAGCGTGTCTTCGCGCAGATGGTGCAGCAGACGGACACTGTCACCGCAGCCGAAGACCTAGTGAGGTTGATGCATGCGTGA
- a CDS encoding nuclear transport factor 2 family protein, whose protein sequence is MHWRIDIPYRFSRAAAAVLCMVLCCSAVLSAAADKPAKPKKENRRAESHQIEVLEQSWLQALTKSDTTVLEKLMSDDFLAISANGTLSDKKQYLQRVSSGVNSFTTIDVMDIKVRMQPSAAVVVSQVRVLGQLDSHPVNAVYRYTKVYGRTTNGQWHVLNLEATRVSGPEEMGMHRGTPLSLRPNQEH, encoded by the coding sequence ATGCACTGGCGCATAGACATCCCGTATCGCTTCTCCCGAGCAGCCGCCGCGGTTCTGTGCATGGTTCTGTGCTGCAGCGCGGTGCTAAGTGCTGCTGCAGACAAGCCCGCAAAACCGAAGAAGGAAAACCGTCGTGCCGAGTCGCACCAGATTGAAGTGCTGGAGCAGAGCTGGCTGCAGGCACTGACGAAATCCGACACGACCGTGTTGGAAAAGCTGATGTCAGATGACTTTCTTGCGATCTCAGCGAACGGGACTCTTTCTGACAAAAAGCAGTATCTGCAGCGCGTAAGTTCCGGGGTCAATTCCTTTACCACCATTGACGTCATGGATATCAAGGTGCGGATGCAGCCGTCCGCTGCTGTGGTGGTGTCGCAGGTCCGTGTTTTGGGGCAGTTAGACAGTCACCCTGTCAACGCTGTGTACCGTTACACCAAGGTGTATGGCCGTACGACAAATGGACAGTGGCACGTGCTGAATCTGGAAGCAACACGCGTTTCGGGGCCGGAAGAAATGGGTATGCACCGCGGCACTCCGCTCAGTTTGCGTCCTAACCAGGAGCATTGA
- a CDS encoding TetR/AcrR family transcriptional regulator encodes MIAKKPNRHEQKTRETREQLLLAAETVFVRDGYEKADLLEIAKLAGRTKGAIYAQFKSKEEVFLALVEKHALQRRALMRERLAESSTVEGNLAALRAYYVGLAEDDVFGMLMLEFRLYTIRHPDVRERLAELYRSLLPENEEAAYTAMLGSAGSGEDAIPRATAVHTAFMMQFALQVQMKFEPEVFQSTSPKVIAGRIFDSLFELPK; translated from the coding sequence ATGATAGCCAAGAAGCCGAATCGCCACGAACAGAAGACCCGCGAAACGCGCGAGCAGTTGCTGCTGGCGGCTGAAACGGTGTTTGTGCGCGATGGCTATGAGAAGGCCGACCTGCTGGAGATTGCCAAGCTGGCAGGTCGGACGAAGGGCGCGATCTATGCGCAGTTCAAGAGCAAGGAAGAGGTATTCCTTGCTCTGGTGGAGAAGCATGCACTGCAGCGTCGGGCATTGATGCGGGAGCGCCTGGCTGAGTCCTCCACGGTGGAGGGCAATCTGGCTGCGTTGCGTGCGTACTATGTTGGCCTGGCGGAAGATGATGTGTTCGGCATGCTGATGCTGGAGTTTCGGCTGTATACGATTCGTCATCCGGACGTGCGGGAACGGCTGGCTGAGCTGTACCGATCCCTTCTTCCTGAGAACGAGGAAGCGGCTTACACAGCGATGCTGGGGTCTGCGGGTTCAGGTGAGGATGCGATTCCTCGCGCGACTGCAGTTCATACCGCCTTCATGATGCAGTTTGCGCTGCAGGTGCAGATGAAGTTTGAGCCTGAGGTTTTTCAGTCGACATCGCCGAAGGTGATTGCGGGGCGGATCTTCGATTCGCTGTTTGAGCTGCCCAAGTAA
- a CDS encoding PadR family transcriptional regulator: MPDPARLSHTAALILKALKEGLAYGFDIMEVTGLPSGTVYPALRRMEAMELIEGSWESEQKALREDRPARRYYKISRAGNQALAEAEKKYPLIAQFARPKVAKA, encoded by the coding sequence GTGCCCGATCCCGCCCGCCTCTCCCACACCGCCGCCCTTATCCTGAAGGCCCTCAAGGAGGGCCTGGCCTACGGCTTCGACATCATGGAGGTCACAGGTTTGCCCAGCGGCACCGTATATCCGGCGCTGAGGCGCATGGAAGCCATGGAACTGATTGAAGGCTCGTGGGAAAGCGAGCAGAAGGCCCTGCGTGAAGATCGTCCAGCGCGCCGGTATTACAAAATTTCTCGCGCAGGCAATCAAGCGCTTGCAGAAGCAGAAAAGAAGTACCCTTTGATTGCGCAGTTCGCACGCCCAAAGGTGGCCAAGGCATGA
- a CDS encoding putative quinol monooxygenase codes for MISFTVRMRFAPEDRAEIRSILQNLGAASRQESGCVSYVAHSVEADPDVILIYEQYQDAEALEAHRSSAHFDQYATNGLYRKVRERTLETLQEIV; via the coding sequence GTGATCTCGTTTACCGTTCGCATGCGCTTTGCGCCGGAAGATCGCGCGGAAATCCGTTCCATCTTGCAGAACCTGGGAGCGGCTTCACGCCAGGAATCGGGGTGCGTCAGCTATGTAGCGCATTCTGTGGAAGCCGATCCAGACGTCATTCTGATCTACGAACAGTATCAGGATGCGGAGGCACTGGAGGCCCATCGTTCCTCGGCGCATTTTGACCAGTATGCGACGAACGGCCTCTACCGCAAGGTGCGGGAACGTACGCTGGAAACGCTCCAGGAGATCGTCTAG
- a CDS encoding DUF3500 domain-containing protein gives MMRRLIVLGSAVALTFAPLYLGTIRVQGKTIEKPSADGQTVAVVKATSDFLASLSADQRQKVQFAFTPQPLGSKAPFHRTADGGVAPGAPAGGQQGTAGGPGRGPGGGPGGPGRGPGGGPGGGAGMGPPGGFIGEQYGQAVWSNYPVSDVLRPGLRLGTLTASQRATAMHLLKTVLSPMGYQKVLDIMGSDQALTDAGTNFASGEAVYTIGIFGEPSATKPWMLEFGGHHLGLNIVIAGAGGSMTPTLTGAQPSVYKRGDKVVRVLAQENDTAFALLDTLTSTQKKQAILNYEVNDLVLGPGMAGKQIQPEGLKASELNAQQRALLLHVIAQWAGIVNDAYAKVRMAEIEADLSETYFAWSGPTTHEVGKNGSSYYRIQGPRLVIEFSPQGVGGDPTMHVHTIYRDPTNDYGVKLTGAK, from the coding sequence ATGATGAGACGACTGATTGTGCTGGGCTCCGCAGTTGCACTTACGTTTGCACCGCTGTACCTGGGAACCATTCGGGTGCAGGGGAAGACGATCGAGAAACCATCTGCTGACGGCCAGACGGTTGCCGTGGTGAAGGCTACATCTGACTTTCTGGCTTCGTTAAGCGCGGATCAGCGGCAGAAGGTGCAGTTTGCTTTCACTCCGCAGCCGCTGGGCAGCAAGGCACCATTTCACAGAACTGCAGATGGTGGTGTGGCACCGGGTGCACCCGCAGGTGGACAACAGGGAACTGCAGGTGGGCCTGGTCGCGGTCCGGGCGGCGGCCCAGGGGGACCCGGGCGTGGTCCCGGTGGTGGACCAGGTGGAGGAGCTGGTATGGGACCTCCGGGTGGGTTCATCGGCGAACAGTATGGGCAAGCCGTTTGGTCGAATTATCCGGTAAGTGATGTGTTGCGGCCGGGGCTTCGATTGGGAACGCTTACGGCATCGCAGCGCGCCACTGCTATGCATCTGTTGAAGACAGTGCTTAGTCCCATGGGTTATCAGAAAGTGCTGGATATCATGGGCTCCGATCAAGCTTTGACGGATGCCGGTACAAACTTTGCTTCGGGCGAGGCGGTTTACACCATCGGCATCTTTGGCGAGCCAAGCGCGACGAAGCCGTGGATGCTGGAGTTTGGTGGACACCATCTGGGATTGAATATTGTGATTGCCGGTGCAGGTGGAAGCATGACACCAACGCTGACCGGTGCGCAGCCATCTGTGTACAAGCGCGGCGATAAGGTGGTGCGTGTGCTGGCGCAGGAGAACGATACAGCGTTTGCGTTGCTGGATACCTTGACTTCGACACAGAAGAAGCAGGCCATTCTGAACTATGAAGTGAATGACCTGGTGCTTGGGCCGGGGATGGCGGGCAAGCAGATTCAGCCTGAGGGATTGAAGGCTTCCGAGTTGAATGCACAGCAGCGCGCGTTGCTGCTGCATGTGATTGCGCAATGGGCTGGCATTGTGAATGACGCGTATGCGAAGGTTCGCATGGCGGAGATTGAAGCGGACTTAAGCGAAACATACTTTGCATGGAGCGGGCCCACCACGCACGAAGTGGGTAAGAATGGCAGCTCGTATTACCGCATACAAGGTCCGCGGTTGGTGATTGAGTTTTCGCCGCAAGGTGTGGGTGGTGATCCCACGATGCACGTTCACACGATTTATCGCGATCCCACCAACGACTATGGTGTGAAGCTTACGGGGGCGAAATGA